In the genome of Epinephelus fuscoguttatus linkage group LG4, E.fuscoguttatus.final_Chr_v1, the window CGAACTACTGGAAACAAATAAACtcatcaaaaaaacaaagttgagCAATGCAAACCAGGAAAGTCAAAACACTCTGAACTCTGAAAACACAAGGACTGATGTATCTAAACCTGGACTCTCTGAGGTTAATGCTTCTGATCACTGCAGTTTGGTCACATCCCTCAGAGACAGATGGGAGGTGGACAGTGGTTTCTCCTCTGAGGCGAGTCCTCCAGCAAGTGGTCGGAGCTCACCGTGCCTCAGCTCGTGCCCGACCACAGTGGTGGCGTTGGACTGTGAGATGGTGGGGACGGGGCCCGGCGGATGCTGTAGTGAGTTGGCCCGTTGCAGCATCCTGGATTATCACGGCAACGTATTGTACGATAAATATGTCAGACCGTGTCAGCCCGTCACAGACTACAGGACTCGCTGGAGTGGCATCCAGAGGCATCATTTACACAACGCCATCCCCTTTGCTCAGGCCAGGGAAGAGGTGAGGCCCACACTTTGATTCTCAAAATATCTCCCTTGTGTATTAGTTCACACATGAAGAGGCAGACGCGCACATGGACACAACGAGTGCAATGTCTTAAGCTGAAATGCTTCAGAGGGAAATGCCTTAAATGTAAATTTTgctacaaagttgtataattgcctagagttggttcatgttcttgcggcagcatttacaagcggaccagatcaaatgccttgtgtgagaaagctgctcttgattggtcagaatttccatgtgggaaaaatccaggaagtaaaccaaacgttgaagaagagcacacttgcaagataaatgtgacactttctaatgtcacaatggagggacaactacgcaggttgattttagcgctgctcatcgtggactatattgctgtcattgttcattttagtcaaaccatacagtttgaaaacgaggcgcggctccaactagaaaacaatgttttgatgcattggatgtactgaatgtgcatattaaggcagtacaggaggaggtgcacattaataatcctcaaGGAGTGTAACATGCTCatatttaacccaaacaatgtgtcatgtgacaaagccCATAGCCCTTCACTAAAGTGTAAGTTCAAAAACTGAAGCTAACATAAAGAAACTTGGTGTAAATATGTTTGTCTGGTTTTCCCAAGCAGGAGCTTCACTTCGCTCCACACTGAGCTTATGGAATTTTGAGTAACCAGTAAAACATGAAGCTGTACTGCAGGTTAAACGAGTCGCAAATTAAATCTAGCCTCACCTGAGGAGGGGGATGAGGAATATTTGAGATACCTTGTGTGTTTGGGCCCCTGGTAGCTCACTGGGTACAGAGTGTATCATTAAGGCTGAGTCCTTACCGCAGCGACCCGGGTTTAGGTCCAGCCCAGGGTCCTTTGCTGCAGGTCCTTCCTTCTATCTCGCCTCATAAATATCTCTCACCATCAAGAAAGCATGACAATGACCAAATATATTTCAAAAAGTACCTTTTGTACTGTGTCTACATTTTAAATCATACATAAAGCTCCATTATGTAGAGGTCAAACTTCAAATGATTTATGATCAGTGATGGTAGGTAAATTTACATTTGTCGTCTTCTGCCCTTTGCGTGGCTTCTCTCCTGTAGATTCTCAGTATACTCGAGGGCAAAGTGGTCATTGGCCACTCCATCTACAATGACTTTGAGGCGTTGGACATGATCCATCCAGGTCACATGGTCAGGGACACATGCACAGCGCGCCACCTCAGCCGGTTGGCTGGTTTCCCCCGCGAGCGCTGCTCCTCCCTCAAAATCTTGGCCAGCAGGCTGCTGAACAGGAGGATACAGGTGAGACACGTCACACTGCTTGTACCGTAAATATGTGATTTTATTCCTCCTAGAAATGACAAAGATGATTATTGACCAGTTAAAATAGCTTATCTCTCATGTTACATAGTTAATGATACAAATGGGGTTCATGAAAACTACTAAAAGGTGTCACAAAAATGTgcatcaagattttttttttcttaccaatTTGAGCTTtgaatatatatgaatatgtttATTGCGAGACTTGTAATacaaatgtgtatgtgtatttggTGAATCAAACAGCAGGGATCCTGGCCAGAGAAAGCTTTatccccatttccaccaaacacgtTCAGTACGATACCTTTTGGTggaaaagtaacccttcagacatggtacctagatcCTAGATTCACATTGTCAGCTCATGCATTAAGGCACaacaagtaaatgttccaccttaaagtacaaaagtaagaaaaaaaacttacaaaaatgtcaccatgatttttttgtctctgtctgtgtgtacctGTCCAGGTGGGGAGGAGAGGTCACTGCTCGGTGGAGGACGCACTGGCCGCTCTCGACCTGTACAAGCTGGTGGAGGGCGAGTGGGAGCAGGAGCTGCAGAACAAGCTGAGGGACGACGATGCTCCGCTCCAGCCGAGCTTTGCCTCCTCAAACCACTACATGCAGGATGAGTACTggcctgatgatgtcacagctgaCAGCCAATGAGAATAGAGTATTAATGATGTCTGGTAGAAAATACCTCAACAGATTACTTTACATGGTGACGAGCAGTCATCAGAGCAGATTCAGATAAataatgtgaataaaaatatCTTGACAGTAAATCAAGGCTGGATAAAAGTCATGTGAGTAAATTAACAATGGCTCGTTTATGGAGAGAAggtgaaaatatattttgcattGTGTCCTATGAGAAGATGGACTGTTTCATTATGGGGAAAATAACTTTATTGCCTAAATGAAAGCACTAACTTATTACTTTTAAACATGTTAAACATGGTTGGAGTTCCTTACAGCAGAGTTTTTGCTGTGATACCAGATATTTACCTGCGGAGTTGTTGGTTATCGAGTTAGTTGTGACTTGATGTTTAAGGGGTGACAAATGTTGGTGCTCTTACAGTTGGGTGTTACTAAAGGTATGAAGAGTTTGGAGTTCAAACAGTATTTGCTCTTACTTGAAAGGTAAAATTTAACTATTATTAAGACATGAGTCTGATCCAAGGCCACACATGCAGCTATTTTGGATTTTAAACGTCTCTCTGTTCACATGAGAACATGGAGATGTGGCTGCTATGAGCAAGTTGcagctttaaaaatgtttttcactgttCAAAAGGGGAAAGCATTTTTATAAAGGAGTTGAAACTGTATTTTTGGTGTTTAAAGTGTTGCAGTTACCTCCACGTTTGTGTGGCCTTTAAGGTTTTATATTGTGAACTGTACTTGATTACCTCTCACTGTAAGCTGCTCTTAAAATGTCCTAATAAAGTGACTCCTTGTTCAAATGAaacactttgtttatttttagtgAGTGAATGGGACGTATTAACACTATTGTTCATGTGCTCTGGTTTAAAGACTTAGCTCATACTGGCTAAAGTGAGGATGGGAGCTAACTGTTAAGGTACTCGTCACTTTCTTCCTCGTCCTTTCCGTAAAGAGTTGGGTCAAGGGATTTTGTGACTTGCCAGCTATTTTACTTGCCATAGTTACAATCCCAGAGAGTTTATTCTTAGATGTATAGTAAGGTTGAGCGTACCAAGTGAAAAGTTAAAACGCTCTGAACCATAGTTTTGTGAAATCTGCCGACTAGTACCAAGGCCACTGAGTTTCCTAAGAAGAGAAAGTCGCTGTGAGCATCTCTTGAAAATACACTCAGTGTTTCCAGAGAAGCTCACACAGGAGTTTGTAACCGTACCAAAgtatttaaaatttggccatCGAGTGAATCTGGCTCCGTCTTCAGATCTAGTTTCAGGCAAATAATTAATTCTTCAGTCTAGGCCAAATTAATTTCTGACTTGCTGATGCGACACCATGTTTGACTTAGTGTGGGCCAGGTAGGCAGCTTCACTCGATGGGTCTGTTTGCTGTAAAAGACCAACAAAGGCCGTGTCATCAGCATATTTAAACAATCTGAAATATTACCATAGATTCATAAGTAAACACAGAGAATAGCACAGGATAAAGAACACATCCTTGTGTCATTTGACATGTTCCCCTGACACTGACTCTCTGTGGATGGCAGGTAAGAAAGTCTCTGATCCAGAGAACTAACCCTGTGTTAATGGGAAGATCAATTAGTCTCTTCAGGAGTATATGTGTCTTCACTGAGTTAAAAGCTGAAGTAAAATCCACAAATAAAACCCTGGCACATCCTTTAGGATGCACAAGATGTTTTGTAACTGTTAAGTACAGTCAGCACAGTGTCGTCTGTGCCTCTGTCACTCTTTGATGAATGTGTGTGCCATTTATGTGTAAATGTaagaagtaaaaaacaaaaaacaccttaACGCTTTTCAGctcaattctttttttttttcaagtgttttgTGCTTTATGGAAGCATATTGcgttcacttgacaaataaaaacaaatctgttttttttgtttttgtttttcagggtatttttttctgttttttttccccaagtatttttttctgagttaagagagcaatagaacaacagatgctttcatttctttcttgagagctcgatataatggaagcaGACATAACCcacttgtttagtttaatccagttttactttgttttgggtttgagacactgggagataAGGGGCCTGCGTAAACtcgacaaactaatgataacacccatctatatgacttaaagacaagagtatctcccagtgtctcaaacccaaaacaaagtaaaactggattaaactaaacaagtgggtcatgtttgcttccgttatatcgagctctcaagaaaggaatgaaagcgtctgttgttctattgctctcttaactcagaaagaaatactcagaaaaacagaaaaaaataccacgaaaaaaaaaaagaataccacaacaaacagaaacaaaattaccatgaaaaacagaaaaaattactcagtaaaacagattttttttatttgtcaagtgaatgcaatacgcttccatAGTGCTTCACcattaaatactgtatatattttacaTTCACATTTTATCGACCTAGAACACACGTAGCACTCATTCCAGATAGGGGAGCTACATTAAACATAGTTTATTAAGAAGTGCACAGGGCGCCCCAGTAGCTCACCCATAGAGCCTGCGCACCATATATGAGTCCCAATTATGGgtacacgttttttttttttttgctgttgttgcatGTCATCACCTCTCTCTTTAAATAATTTCTTTAAAAGTCTGAATAAGTGCACTACAAAGGATTTATTAACACTAGCAAGGCCACTGTTCTTGTTTTAGGTCCACTAGCTGCAAAAAGCAGAGTTAACTGTTAATAAATGCATAATAATGTGTTTCTTATAAATGCCTGTATATGTTTTATAATgtaacatatatttttttgatgCCATAATTTGCACTTAATAGTCTTATTAGAACATAATGTCAATAAAGCCCTTATTACCTATTAACCAAAGCTCATTACAAGGACCTTAGTATAAAGCATTACTGAAATAAATATGGAATAAGTCAATGTTTGAAGCAGCTATATTTTTATAATTAAGTAAAATGTGTTGCTTGTTATGATGAACCCAGAGAGAATTATAACCTGACTCTGCCGTTAGCTCTACAGACAGGATTCTAGAGGTCATGGAAAACTgggaaagtcatggaatttcataattgcattttccaggcctggaaaagtcttGGACTTAGTAGTGGAGTCATGACGTTTTGTTGCGTGTATTGAAATTCGTACAACACTATTCATAAAATTCTAACACTTAACAAAAACTACAATAATTGACAGCGATACAGCCTACCTAACACTCAGATTACATTCtagtttttacatgttttaatacattttaaagttaaacagacactgtaaagTGTTTGATACTGATTGTACCCACAGCAGTCGCGCAACAGCTTCTGTTGGGCTACAGGTATGGCAACACCACTTccacaaacaacacacagacCTGCAGTACACCGTAACATTAGAACCAGTAGTAATAATCGTTGTAATAACTGACTGTTGTGGGGTTGCCTGTCGTCCTCTAGTGTTTTTCCTTAGATTTTTTTGACCAGTACATTAGGGTGTACATTTtgagcatatttgaatatttgggGTCAGTAGGGTTACCTCTAATATATACTATAATGTCTGGCTTGTACCTTTATCTGTTGGCTTGACTCATTACGTTACGGGTCACGCTAATTGCAGAGGCAAAACTCCACAACTATGGCGTCACAGTCGTCCCACTTGTTCCAGTGCCAGATCAGCTTTAACGGCAGCATTGTTAGCAGCAGCATATTAACGCATGAAACCACGGCTCTGTTAGTGTTGGGAAAGAGTCCGTCACAAACACTAGATCAGGATCTGAAATCGTCTAATGGCACCGTGTCCAAATAGGTTACAACATCCACTGCAGAGAAGCTGGGCTTACAATACTTACTGCAGCCAAACAAAAGCACCATGTTTCCAATAATCATGGCGGTTATTCTTCTCTTCCAGTGTTCCCAGTTCAGTCCCAGTGACTGAAATACTCACACCCATGTGAGTTGTTGAGCTGAAATGGTGCACAGCTTTGAATATGAAACACAGTGAGCTGCAGGTGGAGCTGTACATTCTGTTACGCTCCTCTGTAAATAGCTTTGTCCATGTGCTTTTGTCTTTCTCACtcaatgaacacacacacacacacacacacacacacacacacacacacacacacacacacacacacacacacctaaagcCTGAACTTGGCCCCTCAGCTCAGGCTATAGGgagcaaacacagagcagcaTTGTTTTGTCCAATCCATCTAATTTTGTTCCCCAAATCGCTTTATTGAGTAAGGTCAGGCCTGATTTAGCAGATTAACATTCGGCtgcctgtgtttttttccaatgttgcatcaggaggaaaacgTGTGTTGGTGACATCAGAGCTGCCAGGgtcagagagaggaagatggaCGACTCCCAAACATTAACCACACAAGAGAACAACCAGCTGCGTCGATGTGTCCGTTAACTGTACAGAAGGAGAGAGGCGGAAATGAGAtcttttaaatcaaaattaagCCTCCTTATTTATAATAAACTACTAAAATCATGGTCGTTCTGCTGACCTGGATGTTTAGATGCTCACTGAAGGATTGTAGCATTCACAGATCAGGTCCAGCAGCTGTGAGGATGTTTGAtgaaatattgtcatatttgtcTTGTCAAGAGATACCTTTAAATGGGATCTAATGGAGAGAATATGTTCATATGATCTGTGGTACCATGACTGCAACTCAGGATGGACGATCCGGGTATTCCAAAATATAAGAAGAAATATGTAACCAGGAAGGAAATCTATAACGCCTTTATTGTAGTGACTAAATCATTAGAAGAGCCAATATGTTTAGACACTAGGTCTTCATCAGAGCTTCAAACAAACAGCGTGGGCGTGGTCTCACTTATAGTAGCAACAACCAATGGGAGGCAATGGGATCACATGACCCAGATAACAtgacaggaaaaaacaaattgaatcatttaatatatttatattttttagtaTGTCCATCCTCAttgatatttttatgcctctgtgtcaGCAATAGCCGAGGCTGGAGACATTATCTTTTCGGATTGTACGTCCATCACATTCTTGTgaaagccttgagggaattttgtCTAATCTGGCAGAACTGTCCACTTTAACTCCACGATGAACTGATAGCATTTTGGTGGACGAGGGTCAAGACCACTTTGACCTTGCTTCCTTTTCATTCTCGTATACGCAAtctctcaagaacaccttcagggaatttctttacaTTAGGTACAAACATCTTGGACTCGGTggtgaactgatcagaattttctgtcagaggtcaaaggtcaaggtcattgtgacctcatgTGTCTCATGCTGcattcgttttgtactcggaggtcagaagtcggaagtgggaatgacgtcacctccgagttgacaacagtttttgcattctagttgacaacggtggacaagtaggaaaaaaacatggacgcgTATACGagtatagacagcttcaaaaccatcatgcactccaacCGATGAACGCCAcagatgaggctgacctaatgtaaaacaaataagatacaattgctataaacagtactttagcagagtgtttactcactacGTATGTgactggcagccatcttgaattcgtaagtcAGGGTTGATGGGTTGCTCCGAATTTCCGAGTTGGAAATGCGATCTCAGGGTGCGTTCAAGTTTAAACTTCCGactgggaatttccgacctccgagtacaaaacgaacacaccatcattctcatgaacacaatatctcaagaatgccttgagggactttcttcaaatttggcactaatGTCAACTTGGACTGAGGAATAAACTGGTTAGAAGTtgggggtcaaaggttaaggccactgtgacctcacaaatcaCGTTTTGGGCCAAAAcacaagaattcatacactaattatgacaaaattgaacagaaatgttaaagaggataaaatgatgaagtgatgacattttcagtccaaaaggtcaaaggtcagcctcactgtgacatcataacgttCTGCAAAAACCtgttctggccattattcaatttATTATCAATTATTCAATGCACTAACTCAGGAacaaaaggggagacatttgctgagatactgaattgaaactgtgctgattgtatagatcctctgtgttttcaggttgaagatgtgtgtgaagtgtccTTTTTTTCCCAGACATGTGTAACTGTAACTTGACAGGTTCATGGAAGCATACAACCGCGAAGCAATAATTCTAGTtccttttatatttttgtcttcCTGATTGCCTTCCTGTTTATCCCATTTTTCCCTGTTTTCCAAGAGTAcccaacaattttttttctccatttgaTTAAACAGAGTAACcactcattttttttcctgcagctcagGATGTATTTGAGGATCACTCAGTAAATTAAtgcacaaatgtgtttttgagcTGTGAATGATGTCTGAAACAGCAGAAAATAATTATTATGAGACATGATGTTGAAGTTATTATGTTTCTAATGTGAAACTGTCTAAACCAAATGTTGTAGACTTTTCTCAACTGACTGAAGGTCACATGGTCTTGAAAtaatacattatattaatataaGACAGAAAAATCATCATTTTCACTTAATAATAGCAACTAAAATTAAACTAAACCAAAAACTACTACAGTTACAGTATGGTGTTGTATTTACTGTCCAGTGGctctttgttcatttattttaatgcacacCTCTCTGTTGCTCAATTACTAAAGATTAATctacagggttttttttaactcaacCATCgactgagtgcatgtgtgtccgATTAGATGAAGTTCTCACAGAACTGAGCACATTATATAAACCTTTATATTGCTCTCAGCTCCTAATGCtgatataatgtgtgtgtgagaactaATCTGATCGCAGGGAACTGTGGATCATTTAAGGTCCATGTTTACTGATATGAATGCAGCTAAGTCTAAATCCAAAtctctgtgcctgtgtgtgtgtgtgtgtgtatatttctgGTGTGTAATGGTTTTAAAGTTTTCCTCCTCGGAATGTGTTTGATTATCTTTCCCTTGTAGCAGTGGAGGTTgcaactaacagttattttcattcttGATTAGACTAACTATTATGTTTTGATTTATCATCTATAAAACGTtacaaaatagagaaaaaatTACTATCACAATTTCAAATTTGACATTTCCaaactgtcttgttttttcCAACCAACAGTTAAAACCAAAGATTTTCAATTtacaacaatacaaaacaaagcaaaagctagtttttgtgcctacacACTGGTGGTAGCTGTGTCTGGAGGCAATATGTTTTGGGTAtatccatctgtcccattcttgtaaaAGCAATATCTCATCAACACTTTgcaggaatttcttcaaattgggCACAGACGTCCTCTTGGACACAAGAATAAACTGataagagagacagaaatgtctcataggataaaatgatgaagtaatgatATTTTATAACCTAAAGGTCAagatcagcttcactgtgacatcataatgttctacatagaacacttttctgtccattattcaacgtcataactcaccttgaaactgtgctgatgtatagatcctctgtgctgcctgGTTAaagaaaggtcaaggtcattgtgaccttgtgtgtctcattcttgtgaaagtgatatctcaagaacaccttgagggactTTCTTTAagtccctcaaggcgttcttgagatatcactttcaagaatgccttgagggactTTCTTTAAGTTTGACATACTTGGATTCACTTGGATTCTTTGCTGCTGGGGTTAAAGAtgtgtatgaagcatccatgttttagaatttgtagccccttgcagcaacatccatatatgaagcattgtcaactgtcatggctacatatgagtctggacagataCAGATGTAAACGGTAACTGCAGCTTGACAGGTTTGCGGATGCAATTtgtattgatttgttttttgcttaacctcctgagacccaaacttttgtttggtgtacatttttaattgtcctagctatttgggatcagtaggacctgataagtataaaaaactaaacactgtagaggacaattaagtcccaatgtcttcaaacgagacgatactatagtcccaatgtcttcaaatgagtacttcctaattaacagcgtcttatCTTGTTGCttttgctaaaattggtcaaatttgttgccatatcaaaccacatacattattaatcataaataaacacattttaaccatAAAATCTGATCATGTTTGACCTAGTTTACATTGGTgttgggatcggctgcagactgacctggcagagatggctgccatcttgtttttacatggattggcgtattgtgctcttactaccactagatggcacaaaaaagtgtccatgaatgaggacaacaggtc includes:
- the isg20 gene encoding apoptosis-enhancing nuclease is translated as MMADMSKRNRATSWGLFSNYRYLCKKSMMLCAMESAGARKKYQQKMMIANVKRKTMDNHNELLETNKLIKKTKLSNANQESQNTLNSENTRTDVSKPGLSEVNASDHCSLVTSLRDRWEVDSGFSSEASPPASGRSSPCLSSCPTTVVALDCEMVGTGPGGCCSELARCSILDYHGNVLYDKYVRPCQPVTDYRTRWSGIQRHHLHNAIPFAQAREEILSILEGKVVIGHSIYNDFEALDMIHPGHMVRDTCTARHLSRLAGFPRERCSSLKILASRLLNRRIQVGRRGHCSVEDALAALDLYKLVEGEWEQELQNKLRDDDAPLQPSFASSNHYMQDEYWPDDVTADSQ